The following DNA comes from Janthinobacterium sp. TB1-E2.
ATGTCGAAGCTGTGCTGGCCCAGGCCGGCCGGCACGCCCAGGCGCGACATGAAATCCTGCGCGAAGTCCTGCGCCACCTGTGCGGGCGTGGGTGGCGCGGCAGGCGTCTCTGGTGCGGCGGCGGCTTGCGGCTGCTCGGCTCTGGCTTGCGGCGCAGGTGGCGGATTAATGTCGCGCATCGGTTGCGGTGGCGGCGTTTGCGTGACGGCCGCCTGCGGCGCCAGGCCGGCGGCGGACAGCGCTTGCTGGATCGCCTCGGTGGCGGCGGCGGGACCGCTGCCCATCAGGTTGCGGGTTGCGGCGCGCATCTGCGCCAGCATGTTGAGAGGTAGTTTCATGACCATCCTTAACGGTGCAGCGCATCGGCCGGGTCATCGCCGCGAACCAATACGCTAGTGAATTCGCCCTGCGAGCGCCGTCTTGACGACGGTGCTGGCGTGCAGGGCACCTAATACGAAAATCGACTCGATGGTGGCCAGTGCCAGTTCCACGGAGACGTCGCTGGCGATGCTGGCCAGTCCCAGCACCTGTATCTGCAGGCGCTGGCCGGCTGCCTGGATCGCCTCCAGGTCGGCGCGCGAGTAATGCTGCATGCCCAATACCAGGCTTTTACGGGCGACGGTTTGTTTCACCACGTCGGCGTGCGTACCCAGCTGGTTGCGTATGGCCGTACGGATCAGATCCGTACGGTTGGAATAAAATCCCTCCTGGACCAGCAGATCGATCTGCCCCAGGTCGATCAAGCCGAGGTTGATCGTGATTTTCTCGGATTCCCCAATTTTGGGCTTGCTGTCTTGCTTGGCCATATCTCTCCAAAAACTCCACGTGGCATCCAATTGCCATCTGTATGGATGGTAGTATAGTTGTGTAATATCTCAAGTCAAGCAGGATCTGGCCTGCTCATGTTGTAGGACGGGTACCCGCAGAGTGAGAATGCAGCGCAAAATAAATTTCCCGAAGATGCGTTTTTGATCATTTTTATTCTGGAAAATATATCCACAGAAATATTGCATGCCGACGCCGCCGACTCGCCGGCGCCGTTTCGCGGCATAATGAAAGCCTTCACGTTTACCGATGCCGCTCCATGATGGTCGCCAACCCACCTCCGCCAGCCGTTCCGCTTCCCTTGCCGTCGCCGGTACCGTCGCCCTGCGTCAGCCTGTGCAAGATGAACCGCAACAGCGGCTTGTGCGAAGGCTGTTTGCGCACGCTCGACGAGATCATTGCCTGGAGCAAGGCCGACGACGACTTCAAGCGCGCCGTGTGGGCCGAATTGCCAGGACGCGAATCCCTGCTCGATTTCGAGCCCGACTACTGAGGAAGCCATGCCGCGATCGCCAGCGCTGTTCCCCGATGCCATGCAGGTGTTCGAACGCGGCTGGCTCTCGTCGAACAACATCCTG
Coding sequences within:
- a CDS encoding CopG family transcriptional regulator, which gives rise to MAKQDSKPKIGESEKITINLGLIDLGQIDLLVQEGFYSNRTDLIRTAIRNQLGTHADVVKQTVARKSLVLGMQHYSRADLEAIQAAGQRLQIQVLGLASIASDVSVELALATIESIFVLGALHASTVVKTALAGRIH
- a CDS encoding DUF1289 domain-containing protein — translated: MMVANPPPPAVPLPLPSPVPSPCVSLCKMNRNSGLCEGCLRTLDEIIAWSKADDDFKRAVWAELPGRESLLDFEPDY